CGGCATCCGTGAAGGTTTCGCAGTCGTTGCTTTGGGATGGGTGACAGTTGCCCTGTTCGGCTCACTGCCCTACATATTTGCGGATGTGTTTCACGTTGATGGTCGCTCATCGTGGGTAGAGTTTTCCTTCTGTTATTTTGAATCTATGGCGGGATTCTCGACTACAGGTGCAACTGTCCTCACCGAAATTGAACATCTTTCACACGCCGTGCTTTTCTGGCGGAGTCTTTCCCACTGGCTCGGTGGGATGGGAATTGTTGTGCTTGCCGTCGCGATTCTTCCAATGCTCGGCATCGGGGGTATGCAGCTTTTTCGCGCTGAGGCTCCGGGACCGCAGACCGATCGACTCACGCCCCGTATTGCACAAACCGCTAAACTTCTCTGGGGCGTTTATCTCCTGCTCTCTCTTTTAGAAACAGTGCTACTCATGCTCGGCGGAATGTCGCTTTTTGACGCCCTCTGCCATACCTTTGGAACGATGGCAACAGGCGGATTTTCAACGAAAAACCAAAGCATTGGATACTACAATAGTGTTTATATCGATATGGTTATCAGCGTCTTTATGTTTCTTGCCGGAACTAATTTCGCTCTTCATTACCGCGCCCTACGTGGTGATGTCAAAGCCTATTTCCAAGATACAGAATTCAAATTCTATTGTATCGTTATCGCAGTGAGTATCACCTTAATCTCATGGAATACCATTAGATTTCAGGTCGATGGGGAAATCCCGTATGATTCCATGTGGACATCGCTACGCTATTCTACATTTCAGGTCATGTCTATCATCACGACTACTGGCTATGGGACTGCTGACTTTGAACAGTGGCCCGCCCTGTCCCAATTTATCCTTGTAACACTTATGTTCTACGGCGGATGCGCCGGTTCCACTGGTGGCGGTATAAAGCAGGTTCGATTCCTACTCCTTATCAAACAGAGTGGTGCCGAAATTAAACGCCTCCTCTTCCCACACGCTGTGCTGCCTATTCGCGTTAACGATCGAGTCGTCCCTCCCGAAGTGATGACAAATGTTCTCGGTTTCTTTTTCTTTTTTATCGGGATTTTTGCGATTGTAACGTGTATTATGGCAACTTTGGGGCTTGACCTTGTGAGTGCCGCTGGCGCGACAATCGCTACGATGGG
This region of Candidatus Poribacteria bacterium genomic DNA includes:
- a CDS encoding TrkH family potassium uptake protein, yielding MSLKLIAYTLGNLLICLAGTMLLPLGVAIYYQVHAGETESNLMAFVISTIFTLIVGLALRFSIRARQEELGIREGFAVVALGWVTVALFGSLPYIFADVFHVDGRSSWVEFSFCYFESMAGFSTTGATVLTEIEHLSHAVLFWRSLSHWLGGMGIVVLAVAILPMLGIGGMQLFRAEAPGPQTDRLTPRIAQTAKLLWGVYLLLSLLETVLLMLGGMSLFDALCHTFGTMATGGFSTKNQSIGYYNSVYIDMVISVFMFLAGTNFALHYRALRGDVKAYFQDTEFKFYCIVIAVSITLISWNTIRFQVDGEIPYDSMWTSLRYSTFQVMSIITTTGYGTADFEQWPALSQFILVTLMFYGGCAGSTGGGIKQVRFLLLIKQSGAEIKRLLFPHAVLPIRVNDRVVPPEVMTNVLGFFFFFIGIFAIVTCIMATLGLDLVSAAGATIATMGNIGPGLGSVGPTDNYAHIHTAGKYVLSFCMLLGRLELYTVLILFSPNFWKK